A window of Numenius arquata chromosome 6, bNumArq3.hap1.1, whole genome shotgun sequence contains these coding sequences:
- the TNFAIP2 gene encoding tumor necrosis factor alpha-induced protein 2, with amino-acid sequence MMKMLPFFQSGPIGIRNGSEGCIGANRQLGNPSPSVAEQIPACPGPSGDESWSRDQEKMSERPEAACRPSRASSITSNGSCTSAGDSPEKGKKGIKGILTSALKKMKKTKPLSVKQVMDLLEDHKLCDAAQYLIVLEKSLSTKSEEGLSISQQDVESVYEVLKHKVFSILKDSILLAKTNPELLQQAVEALKEQEKEDQNYLSETPPDQNMQFRPRKWKELWMATVKESVETRMKDTSRTPRTENLSAVGQNLLHMGKTMKEDLTVVVKYIKQLYPPEFNVFSTYAELYHNYFASQANQTAECHLEDKDIYLLLSWVHNFYPKEMRKDHALAEELEKVKLGSLLPSSLSKELEKKYLDSEEATVKNSLSKCLSKEIQRWKEDQEPEKLNGHFQSELLAIIVIQSIYGGQERAKAISMAVGEELSHRLWKELPAFLRSYRDAFEDFKEKSKKHTYYKPILIANVNNCWNFRDYAEKNMAEKDDNKASILSILGDIENGGFDVLLQPLFAQLKSIYKKFTENKWDSSNETMNEIIKTTSKHISDFRTLKDPFYQAIIEKIHAHLVKEYIVRLLKKKVSLKTPAQQQNLAQSVSKNAADLEAFCTSNGSKATWLNLALPKLAEIIRLQDLGAIKIEVATFATTYPDIRKRHLEAFLHIKANLSRSELKSILGYLADSTASTPPGAPLFSNINVS; translated from the exons atgatgaaaatgtTACCTTTTTTCCAAAGTGGTCCTATTGGAATACGCAATGGATCAGAAGGTTGCATTGGTGCAAACAGACAGCTTGGAAACCCTTCACCATCAGTAGCAGAACAAATCCCTGCCTGTCCTGGACCTTCTGGCGACGAGAGCTGGTCCAGAGACCAGGAGAAGATGAGTGAAAGGCCAGAGGCAGCCTGCAGACCCTCACGTGCGTCTTCCATCACGAGCAATGGGAGCTGCACctctgctggggacagccctgaaaaggggaagaaaggaattAAGGGAATCCTTACGAGTGCGCTTAAGAAGATGAAAAAGACCAAGCCACTCAGTG TCAAACAAGTCATGGATCTCCTTGAAGACCACAAGCTTTGTGATGCTGCTCAGTATCTGATTGTCCTAGAGAAGAGCCTGTCTACCAAAAGTGAGGAGGGGCTGAGCATCAGCCAGCAAGATGTTGAGTCTGTCTACGAAGTTCTGAAGCACAAAGTCTTCAGCATCTTGAAAGACTCCATACTGCTGGcgaaaacaaacccagaactgCTGCAGCAGGCAGTAGAGGCActgaaagagcaggagaaagaagatcAGAACTACCTGTCGGAGACTCCACCTGACCAAAACATGCAATTTAGACCTAGAAAATGGAAAGAGCTTTGGATGGCTACAGTAAAGGAGTCGGTAGAGACTCGAATGAAAGACACAAGCCGTACTCCTAGGACTGAGAACCTGTCTGCAGTTGGCCAGAACCTCCTGCACATGGGAAAGACGATGAAAGAAGATTTGACAGTAGTTGTAAAGTACATTAAACAGCTTTATCCTCCTGAGTTTAATGTCTTCAGCACATATGCAGAACTCTACCACAATTATTTTGCCTCCCAGGCGAACCAAACTGCTGAGTGTCACCTGGAAGACAAGGATATTTACCTCCTCCTGTCATGGGTGCACAACTTTTACCCAAA AGAGATGAGAAAAGATCATGCTCTAGCAGAGGAGCTGGAAAAAGTTAAGCTTGGAAGCCTTTTGCCATCAAGTCTGAGCAAAGAGCTTGAAAAGAAATACCTTGACAGTGAAGAG GCTACTGTCAAAAATTCACTGAGCAAATGTTTGTCTAAAGAAATCCAAAGATGGAAAGAAGACCAAGAACCAGAGAAACTAAATGGACATTTTCAGAGTGAACTACTAGCAATAATTGTTATCCAG AGTATCTACGGCGGCCAGGAGCGAGCCAAGGCCATCAGCATGGCGGTGGGCGAGGAGCTGTCGCATCGGCTGTGGAAGGAGCTGCCTGCCTTCCTGAGAAG CTACAGGGATGCTTTCGAAGACTTCAAGGAGAAAAGCAAGAAGCACACATACTACAAGCCTATACTGATTGCGAATGTTAACAACTGCTGGAATTTTAG AGACTATGCAGAGAAAAACATGGCAGAAAAGGACGACAATAAAGCCAGCATCCTCAGCATTCTCGGTGACATTGAAAACGGCGGCTTTGACGTGCTGCTTCAACCGCTGTTTGCGCAGCTGAAG tcaatTTATAAGAAGTTTACAGAAAATAAGTGGGACTCCAGCAATGAAACCATGAACGAGATCATTAAAACCACCAGCAAACATATTTCAGACTTCCGGACCCTGAAGGACCCTTTCTACCAA GCTATCATCGAGAAGATCCATGCACACTTGGTTAAAGAGTACATTGTGAGGCTGCTGAAGAAGAAAGTCAGCCTGAAAACTCCAGCGCAACAGCAAAACCTGGCCCAGAGCGTCTCCAAGAATGCTGCTGACCTGGAAGCCTTCTGCACCAGCAAT GGGTCTAAGGCCACATGGCTGAATTTGGCGCTCCCCAAACTGGCTGAAATTATCCGGCTTCAGGATTTAGGTGCTATTAAAATTGAAGTTGCAACATTCGCCACGACATACCCAGATATCCG CAAAAGGCACCTGGAAGCGTTCCTGCACATCAAAGCCAATTTGTCACGCAGTGAACTCAAAAGCATCCTGGGCTACTTGGCAGACAGTACAGCATCCACACCACCTGGGGCCCCACTCTTTTCCAACATAAACGTGTCCTAG